A single region of the Oncorhynchus kisutch isolate 150728-3 linkage group LG30, Okis_V2, whole genome shotgun sequence genome encodes:
- the LOC109875346 gene encoding E3 ubiquitin-protein ligase MARCH6 isoform X1 translates to MDTAEEGDICRVCRSEGTPDKPLYHPCVCTGSIKFIHQECLVQWLKHSRKEYCELCKHRFAFTPIYSPDMPSRLPVQDIFAGLLTSVGTAIRYWFHYTLVAFAWLGVVPLTACRIYKCLFTGSVSSLLTLPLDMLSTENLLADCLQGCFVVTCTLCAFISLVWLREQIVHGGAPQWLEQNQQQQPQHAPAPQPNEQAPAPGQGAAENQPAAAELPADNGPAAEVPDIQMDPAEDMELEDEAGAEDVADANNGAQDDMNWNALEWDRAAEELTWERMLGLDGSLVFLEHVFWVVSLNTLFILVFAFCPYHIGHFTVVGLGFEKNVRASHFEGLITTIVGYILLAMLLILCHGLAALVRFQRSRHLLGVCYIVVKVSLLVVVEIGVFPLICGWWLDICSLEMFDASLKDRELSFDSAPGTTMFLHWLVGMVYVFYFASFILLLREVLRPGVLWFLRNLNDPDFNPVQEMIHLPIYRHLRRFILSVVVFGSIVLLMLWLPIRTIKLILPAFLPYNVMLYSDAPVSELSLELLLLQVVLPALLEQGHTRQWLKGLVRAWTVTAGYLLDLHSYLLGDQEENDDDADQQANNNQQRRNNNNAIPEGLHAAHQAILQQGGPVGVQPYHRPMKFTFRIVLLIVFMCVTLLVASLACLTLPVFTGRYLMSFWTGTAKIHELYTAACGLYVCWLSIRVITVLLSWMPQGRRAILLKVQEWTLMVMLCNTILKTVVVAVLLAGAIPLLLGLLFEMVIVAPLRVPLDQTPLFYPWQDWALGVLHAKIIAAITLMGPQWWLKTVIEQVYANGIRNIDLHFIIRKLAAPVICVLLVSLCVPYVISAGIVPIIAQYSPGVTMEMQNLVQRRIYPFLLMVVMLLGILSFQIRQFKRLYEHIKNDKYLVGQRLVNYERKAAGRSSTATHSSSSQE, encoded by the exons ATGGACACCGCCGAGGAAG GGGATATATGCCGGGTCTGCCGGTCTGAAGGAACCCCGGACAAGCCACTCTATCACCCGTGTGTTTGCACAGGAAGTATAAAATTCATCCACCAAGAATG CTTGGTACAATGGTTAAAACACAGCAGAAAAGAATACTGCGAGTTATGCAAACACAGATTTGCTTTTACACCAA TCTATTCTCCAGACATGCCTTCCCGGCTGCCTGTCCAGGACATATTTGCGGGGTTGCTGACGAGTGTAGGCACAGCTATTAGATACTGGTTTCACTACACACTAGTGGCTTTTGCTTGGCTGGGAGTGGTTCCTCTCACAGCAT GTCGCATCTACAAGTGTCTGTTTACCGGCTCTGTGAGCTCACTCCTCACCCTGCCATTAGATATGCTTTCTAC AGAGAACTTGCTGGCGGACTGCTTGCAGGGTTGTTTCGTGGTGACGTGTACACTCTGTGCCTTCATCAGTCTGGTGTGGCTGCGGGAGCAGATTGTTCACGGTGGCGCCCCCCagtggctggagcagaatcagcagcagcagcctcaACATGCACCAGCTCCACAACCTAATGAG CAGGCCCCTGCTCCTGGGCAGGGGGCAGCTGAAAACCAGCCTGCTGCAGCTGAGCTCCCGGCGGACAATGGTCCAGCGGCTGAGGTCCCCGACATCCAGATGGACCCGGCAGAGGATATGGAGCTGGAGGACgaggctggggctgaggatgTAGCGGATGCCAACAATGGAGCACAAG ATGACATGAATTGGAATGCCCTGGAATGGGATCGGGCAGCAGAGGAGTTAACATGGGAGAGG ATGCTCGGTCTTGATGGCTCCTTGGTTTTCCTG GAGCATGTCTTCTGGGTGGTCTCACTAAACACACTCTTCATTCTGGTGTTCG CTTTCTGCCCGTATCATATTGGTCATTTCACAGTTGTGGGACTTGGCTTTGAGAAAAAT GTGCGGGCTTCACATTTCGAAGGCCTCATCACCACCATCGTGGGCTACATCCTCCTGGCCATGCTATTAATACTGTGCCAT GGATTGGCAGCGCTGGTGAGATTTCAAAGATCCAGACACCTTTTAGGAGTGTGCTACATTGTTGTCAAG GTATCCCTGCTGGTAGTCGTGGAGATCGGTGTATTCCCTCTCATCTGTGGTTGGTGGCTCGACATCTGCTCACTG GAGATGTTTGATGCCTCTCTGAAGGACAGAGAGCTGAGTTTTGACTCTGCTCCCGGCACCACCATGTTCCTCCACTGGCTTGTAGGGATGGTCTACGTCTTCTACTTTGCCTCGTTCATCCTCTTACTGCGAGAG GTGCTGAGACCCGGTGTTTTATGGTTTCTCAGAAACTTGAACGATCCTGATTTTAATCCTGTTCAAGAAATGATTCACCTGCCAATATACAGACATCTCAGAAGATTCATTTTATCGGTG GTGGTGTTTGGCTCCATAGTTTTGCTAATGTTGTGGCTTCCCATAAGGACGATCAAACTCATCCTCCCAGCCTTCCTCCCATACAATGTTATGCTGTACAG TGATGCTCCAGTCAGTGAGCTGTCTctggagctgctgctgctgcaggtggTTCTGCCTGCGCTACTGGAACAGGGTCACACACGCCAGTGGCTCAAAGGCCTGGTCAGAGCCTGGACCGTCACCGCCGGATACCTGCT AGACCTCCACTCGTACCTGTTGGGTGACCAGGAGGAGAATGACGATGATGCAGACCAGCAGGCCAATAACAACCAGCAGAGGAGGAATAACAACAACGCCATCCCAGAGGGACTGCACGCTGCCCACCAGGCTATCCTCCAGCAGGGAGGCCCTGTGGGTGTCCAGCCCTACCACCGGCCCATGAAGTTCACCTTTAGG ATTGTGCTCCTGATCGTGTTCATGTGTGTGACACTGCTGGTGGCCAGTCTGGCGTGCCTTACGTTGCCAG TATTCACCGGCCGATACCTGATGTCCTTCTGGACAGGCACTGCTAAGATCCACGAGCTGTACACGGCAGCGTGCGGCCTATACGTGTGCTGGCTGTCCATCAGGGTCATCACCGTGCTGCTGTCCTGGATGCCCCAGGGCAGGAGGGCCATTCTACTCAAGGTCCAGGAGTGGACCCTCATGGTAATGCTCTGCAACACG ATCCTGAAGACAGTGGTCGTAGCTGTGTTGCTGGCTGGCGCCATCCCTCTCCTGCTGGGCTTGCTGTTTGAGATGGTCATAGTAGCCCCTCTCAGGGTGCCGCTGGACCAGACACCACTCTTCTACCCCTGGCAG GACTGGGCTCTCGGAGTGCTCCATGCCAAAATCATTGCCGCCATTACTCTGATGGGTCCCCAGTGGTGGCTGAAAACAGTGATCGAGCAG GTGTATGCTAACGGAATTCGCAACATTGATCTCCATTTCATCATCCGTAAGCTGGCTGCTCCAGTTATCTGTGTGCTactggtgtctctctgtgttccctATGTCATCTCTGCTGGCATCGTCCCCATCATAGCTCAGTATTCCCCAG GAGTTACCATGGAGATGCAGAATTTGGTGCAGAGGAGAATCTACCCGTTCCTGCTCATGGTCGTCATGCTGCTGGGAATCCTCTCCTTCCAAATCCGTCAATTTAAGCGCCTTTACGAACACATTAAGAATGACAA GTACCTGGTTGGACAGAGACTGGTGAACTATGAACGCAAGGCGGCAGGCAGAAGCAGTACAGCCACACACAGCAGCTCTTCCCAGGAGTAG
- the LOC109875346 gene encoding E3 ubiquitin-protein ligase MARCH6 isoform X2 yields MDTAEEGDICRVCRSEGTPDKPLYHPCVCTGSIKFIHQECLVQWLKHSRKEYCELCKHRFAFTPIYSPDMPSRLPVQDIFAGLLTSVGTAIRYWFHYTLVAFAWLGVVPLTACRIYKCLFTGSVSSLLTLPLDMLSTENLLADCLQGCFVVTCTLCAFISLVWLREQIVHGGAPQWLEQNQQQQPQHAPAPQPNEAPAPGQGAAENQPAAAELPADNGPAAEVPDIQMDPAEDMELEDEAGAEDVADANNGAQDDMNWNALEWDRAAEELTWERMLGLDGSLVFLEHVFWVVSLNTLFILVFAFCPYHIGHFTVVGLGFEKNVRASHFEGLITTIVGYILLAMLLILCHGLAALVRFQRSRHLLGVCYIVVKVSLLVVVEIGVFPLICGWWLDICSLEMFDASLKDRELSFDSAPGTTMFLHWLVGMVYVFYFASFILLLREVLRPGVLWFLRNLNDPDFNPVQEMIHLPIYRHLRRFILSVVVFGSIVLLMLWLPIRTIKLILPAFLPYNVMLYSDAPVSELSLELLLLQVVLPALLEQGHTRQWLKGLVRAWTVTAGYLLDLHSYLLGDQEENDDDADQQANNNQQRRNNNNAIPEGLHAAHQAILQQGGPVGVQPYHRPMKFTFRIVLLIVFMCVTLLVASLACLTLPVFTGRYLMSFWTGTAKIHELYTAACGLYVCWLSIRVITVLLSWMPQGRRAILLKVQEWTLMVMLCNTILKTVVVAVLLAGAIPLLLGLLFEMVIVAPLRVPLDQTPLFYPWQDWALGVLHAKIIAAITLMGPQWWLKTVIEQVYANGIRNIDLHFIIRKLAAPVICVLLVSLCVPYVISAGIVPIIAQYSPGVTMEMQNLVQRRIYPFLLMVVMLLGILSFQIRQFKRLYEHIKNDKYLVGQRLVNYERKAAGRSSTATHSSSSQE; encoded by the exons ATGGACACCGCCGAGGAAG GGGATATATGCCGGGTCTGCCGGTCTGAAGGAACCCCGGACAAGCCACTCTATCACCCGTGTGTTTGCACAGGAAGTATAAAATTCATCCACCAAGAATG CTTGGTACAATGGTTAAAACACAGCAGAAAAGAATACTGCGAGTTATGCAAACACAGATTTGCTTTTACACCAA TCTATTCTCCAGACATGCCTTCCCGGCTGCCTGTCCAGGACATATTTGCGGGGTTGCTGACGAGTGTAGGCACAGCTATTAGATACTGGTTTCACTACACACTAGTGGCTTTTGCTTGGCTGGGAGTGGTTCCTCTCACAGCAT GTCGCATCTACAAGTGTCTGTTTACCGGCTCTGTGAGCTCACTCCTCACCCTGCCATTAGATATGCTTTCTAC AGAGAACTTGCTGGCGGACTGCTTGCAGGGTTGTTTCGTGGTGACGTGTACACTCTGTGCCTTCATCAGTCTGGTGTGGCTGCGGGAGCAGATTGTTCACGGTGGCGCCCCCCagtggctggagcagaatcagcagcagcagcctcaACATGCACCAGCTCCACAACCTAATGAG GCCCCTGCTCCTGGGCAGGGGGCAGCTGAAAACCAGCCTGCTGCAGCTGAGCTCCCGGCGGACAATGGTCCAGCGGCTGAGGTCCCCGACATCCAGATGGACCCGGCAGAGGATATGGAGCTGGAGGACgaggctggggctgaggatgTAGCGGATGCCAACAATGGAGCACAAG ATGACATGAATTGGAATGCCCTGGAATGGGATCGGGCAGCAGAGGAGTTAACATGGGAGAGG ATGCTCGGTCTTGATGGCTCCTTGGTTTTCCTG GAGCATGTCTTCTGGGTGGTCTCACTAAACACACTCTTCATTCTGGTGTTCG CTTTCTGCCCGTATCATATTGGTCATTTCACAGTTGTGGGACTTGGCTTTGAGAAAAAT GTGCGGGCTTCACATTTCGAAGGCCTCATCACCACCATCGTGGGCTACATCCTCCTGGCCATGCTATTAATACTGTGCCAT GGATTGGCAGCGCTGGTGAGATTTCAAAGATCCAGACACCTTTTAGGAGTGTGCTACATTGTTGTCAAG GTATCCCTGCTGGTAGTCGTGGAGATCGGTGTATTCCCTCTCATCTGTGGTTGGTGGCTCGACATCTGCTCACTG GAGATGTTTGATGCCTCTCTGAAGGACAGAGAGCTGAGTTTTGACTCTGCTCCCGGCACCACCATGTTCCTCCACTGGCTTGTAGGGATGGTCTACGTCTTCTACTTTGCCTCGTTCATCCTCTTACTGCGAGAG GTGCTGAGACCCGGTGTTTTATGGTTTCTCAGAAACTTGAACGATCCTGATTTTAATCCTGTTCAAGAAATGATTCACCTGCCAATATACAGACATCTCAGAAGATTCATTTTATCGGTG GTGGTGTTTGGCTCCATAGTTTTGCTAATGTTGTGGCTTCCCATAAGGACGATCAAACTCATCCTCCCAGCCTTCCTCCCATACAATGTTATGCTGTACAG TGATGCTCCAGTCAGTGAGCTGTCTctggagctgctgctgctgcaggtggTTCTGCCTGCGCTACTGGAACAGGGTCACACACGCCAGTGGCTCAAAGGCCTGGTCAGAGCCTGGACCGTCACCGCCGGATACCTGCT AGACCTCCACTCGTACCTGTTGGGTGACCAGGAGGAGAATGACGATGATGCAGACCAGCAGGCCAATAACAACCAGCAGAGGAGGAATAACAACAACGCCATCCCAGAGGGACTGCACGCTGCCCACCAGGCTATCCTCCAGCAGGGAGGCCCTGTGGGTGTCCAGCCCTACCACCGGCCCATGAAGTTCACCTTTAGG ATTGTGCTCCTGATCGTGTTCATGTGTGTGACACTGCTGGTGGCCAGTCTGGCGTGCCTTACGTTGCCAG TATTCACCGGCCGATACCTGATGTCCTTCTGGACAGGCACTGCTAAGATCCACGAGCTGTACACGGCAGCGTGCGGCCTATACGTGTGCTGGCTGTCCATCAGGGTCATCACCGTGCTGCTGTCCTGGATGCCCCAGGGCAGGAGGGCCATTCTACTCAAGGTCCAGGAGTGGACCCTCATGGTAATGCTCTGCAACACG ATCCTGAAGACAGTGGTCGTAGCTGTGTTGCTGGCTGGCGCCATCCCTCTCCTGCTGGGCTTGCTGTTTGAGATGGTCATAGTAGCCCCTCTCAGGGTGCCGCTGGACCAGACACCACTCTTCTACCCCTGGCAG GACTGGGCTCTCGGAGTGCTCCATGCCAAAATCATTGCCGCCATTACTCTGATGGGTCCCCAGTGGTGGCTGAAAACAGTGATCGAGCAG GTGTATGCTAACGGAATTCGCAACATTGATCTCCATTTCATCATCCGTAAGCTGGCTGCTCCAGTTATCTGTGTGCTactggtgtctctctgtgttccctATGTCATCTCTGCTGGCATCGTCCCCATCATAGCTCAGTATTCCCCAG GAGTTACCATGGAGATGCAGAATTTGGTGCAGAGGAGAATCTACCCGTTCCTGCTCATGGTCGTCATGCTGCTGGGAATCCTCTCCTTCCAAATCCGTCAATTTAAGCGCCTTTACGAACACATTAAGAATGACAA GTACCTGGTTGGACAGAGACTGGTGAACTATGAACGCAAGGCGGCAGGCAGAAGCAGTACAGCCACACACAGCAGCTCTTCCCAGGAGTAG
- the LOC109875346 gene encoding E3 ubiquitin-protein ligase MARCH6 isoform X4: MDTAEEGDICRVCRSEGTPDKPLYHPCVCTGSIKFIHQECLVQWLKHSRKEYCELCKHRFAFTPIYSPDMPSRLPVQDIFAGLLTSVGTAIRYWFHYTLVAFAWLGVVPLTACRIYKCLFTGSVSSLLTLPLDMLSTENLLADCLQGCFVVTCTLCAFISLVWLREQIVHGGAPQWLEQNQQQQPQHAPAPQPNEAPAPGQGAAENQPAAAELPADNGPAAEVPDIQMDPAEDMELEDEAGAEDVADANNGAQDDMNWNALEWDRAAEELTWERMLGLDGSLVFLEHVFWVVSLNTLFILVFAFCPYHIGHFTVVGLGFEKNVRASHFEGLITTIVGYILLAMLLILCHGLAALVRFQRSRHLLGVCYIVVKVSLLVVVEIGVFPLICGWWLDICSLEMFDASLKDRELSFDSAPGTTMFLHWLVGMVYVFYFASFILLLREVLRPGVLWFLRNLNDPDFNPVQEMIHLPIYRHLRRFILSVVVFGSIVLLMLWLPIRTIKLILPAFLPYNVMLYSDAPVSELSLELLLLQVVLPALLEQGHTRQWLKGLVRAWTVTAGYLLDLHSYLLGDQEENDDDADQQANNNQQRRNNNNAIPEGLHAAHQAILQQGGPVGVQPYHRPMKFTFRIVLLIVFMCVTLLVASLACLTLPVFTGRYLMSFWTGTAKIHELYTAACGLYVCWLSIRVITVLLSWMPQGRRAILLKVQEWTLMILKTVVVAVLLAGAIPLLLGLLFEMVIVAPLRVPLDQTPLFYPWQDWALGVLHAKIIAAITLMGPQWWLKTVIEQVYANGIRNIDLHFIIRKLAAPVICVLLVSLCVPYVISAGIVPIIAQYSPGVTMEMQNLVQRRIYPFLLMVVMLLGILSFQIRQFKRLYEHIKNDKYLVGQRLVNYERKAAGRSSTATHSSSSQE, from the exons ATGGACACCGCCGAGGAAG GGGATATATGCCGGGTCTGCCGGTCTGAAGGAACCCCGGACAAGCCACTCTATCACCCGTGTGTTTGCACAGGAAGTATAAAATTCATCCACCAAGAATG CTTGGTACAATGGTTAAAACACAGCAGAAAAGAATACTGCGAGTTATGCAAACACAGATTTGCTTTTACACCAA TCTATTCTCCAGACATGCCTTCCCGGCTGCCTGTCCAGGACATATTTGCGGGGTTGCTGACGAGTGTAGGCACAGCTATTAGATACTGGTTTCACTACACACTAGTGGCTTTTGCTTGGCTGGGAGTGGTTCCTCTCACAGCAT GTCGCATCTACAAGTGTCTGTTTACCGGCTCTGTGAGCTCACTCCTCACCCTGCCATTAGATATGCTTTCTAC AGAGAACTTGCTGGCGGACTGCTTGCAGGGTTGTTTCGTGGTGACGTGTACACTCTGTGCCTTCATCAGTCTGGTGTGGCTGCGGGAGCAGATTGTTCACGGTGGCGCCCCCCagtggctggagcagaatcagcagcagcagcctcaACATGCACCAGCTCCACAACCTAATGAG GCCCCTGCTCCTGGGCAGGGGGCAGCTGAAAACCAGCCTGCTGCAGCTGAGCTCCCGGCGGACAATGGTCCAGCGGCTGAGGTCCCCGACATCCAGATGGACCCGGCAGAGGATATGGAGCTGGAGGACgaggctggggctgaggatgTAGCGGATGCCAACAATGGAGCACAAG ATGACATGAATTGGAATGCCCTGGAATGGGATCGGGCAGCAGAGGAGTTAACATGGGAGAGG ATGCTCGGTCTTGATGGCTCCTTGGTTTTCCTG GAGCATGTCTTCTGGGTGGTCTCACTAAACACACTCTTCATTCTGGTGTTCG CTTTCTGCCCGTATCATATTGGTCATTTCACAGTTGTGGGACTTGGCTTTGAGAAAAAT GTGCGGGCTTCACATTTCGAAGGCCTCATCACCACCATCGTGGGCTACATCCTCCTGGCCATGCTATTAATACTGTGCCAT GGATTGGCAGCGCTGGTGAGATTTCAAAGATCCAGACACCTTTTAGGAGTGTGCTACATTGTTGTCAAG GTATCCCTGCTGGTAGTCGTGGAGATCGGTGTATTCCCTCTCATCTGTGGTTGGTGGCTCGACATCTGCTCACTG GAGATGTTTGATGCCTCTCTGAAGGACAGAGAGCTGAGTTTTGACTCTGCTCCCGGCACCACCATGTTCCTCCACTGGCTTGTAGGGATGGTCTACGTCTTCTACTTTGCCTCGTTCATCCTCTTACTGCGAGAG GTGCTGAGACCCGGTGTTTTATGGTTTCTCAGAAACTTGAACGATCCTGATTTTAATCCTGTTCAAGAAATGATTCACCTGCCAATATACAGACATCTCAGAAGATTCATTTTATCGGTG GTGGTGTTTGGCTCCATAGTTTTGCTAATGTTGTGGCTTCCCATAAGGACGATCAAACTCATCCTCCCAGCCTTCCTCCCATACAATGTTATGCTGTACAG TGATGCTCCAGTCAGTGAGCTGTCTctggagctgctgctgctgcaggtggTTCTGCCTGCGCTACTGGAACAGGGTCACACACGCCAGTGGCTCAAAGGCCTGGTCAGAGCCTGGACCGTCACCGCCGGATACCTGCT AGACCTCCACTCGTACCTGTTGGGTGACCAGGAGGAGAATGACGATGATGCAGACCAGCAGGCCAATAACAACCAGCAGAGGAGGAATAACAACAACGCCATCCCAGAGGGACTGCACGCTGCCCACCAGGCTATCCTCCAGCAGGGAGGCCCTGTGGGTGTCCAGCCCTACCACCGGCCCATGAAGTTCACCTTTAGG ATTGTGCTCCTGATCGTGTTCATGTGTGTGACACTGCTGGTGGCCAGTCTGGCGTGCCTTACGTTGCCAG TATTCACCGGCCGATACCTGATGTCCTTCTGGACAGGCACTGCTAAGATCCACGAGCTGTACACGGCAGCGTGCGGCCTATACGTGTGCTGGCTGTCCATCAGGGTCATCACCGTGCTGCTGTCCTGGATGCCCCAGGGCAGGAGGGCCATTCTACTCAAGGTCCAGGAGTGGACCCTCATG ATCCTGAAGACAGTGGTCGTAGCTGTGTTGCTGGCTGGCGCCATCCCTCTCCTGCTGGGCTTGCTGTTTGAGATGGTCATAGTAGCCCCTCTCAGGGTGCCGCTGGACCAGACACCACTCTTCTACCCCTGGCAG GACTGGGCTCTCGGAGTGCTCCATGCCAAAATCATTGCCGCCATTACTCTGATGGGTCCCCAGTGGTGGCTGAAAACAGTGATCGAGCAG GTGTATGCTAACGGAATTCGCAACATTGATCTCCATTTCATCATCCGTAAGCTGGCTGCTCCAGTTATCTGTGTGCTactggtgtctctctgtgttccctATGTCATCTCTGCTGGCATCGTCCCCATCATAGCTCAGTATTCCCCAG GAGTTACCATGGAGATGCAGAATTTGGTGCAGAGGAGAATCTACCCGTTCCTGCTCATGGTCGTCATGCTGCTGGGAATCCTCTCCTTCCAAATCCGTCAATTTAAGCGCCTTTACGAACACATTAAGAATGACAA GTACCTGGTTGGACAGAGACTGGTGAACTATGAACGCAAGGCGGCAGGCAGAAGCAGTACAGCCACACACAGCAGCTCTTCCCAGGAGTAG
- the LOC109875346 gene encoding E3 ubiquitin-protein ligase MARCH6 isoform X3, with protein MDTAEEGDICRVCRSEGTPDKPLYHPCVCTGSIKFIHQECLVQWLKHSRKEYCELCKHRFAFTPIYSPDMPSRLPVQDIFAGLLTSVGTAIRYWFHYTLVAFAWLGVVPLTACRIYKCLFTGSVSSLLTLPLDMLSTENLLADCLQGCFVVTCTLCAFISLVWLREQIVHGGAPQWLEQNQQQQPQHAPAPQPNEQAPAPGQGAAENQPAAAELPADNGPAAEVPDIQMDPAEDMELEDEAGAEDVADANNGAQDDMNWNALEWDRAAEELTWERMLGLDGSLVFLEHVFWVVSLNTLFILVFAFCPYHIGHFTVVGLGFEKNVRASHFEGLITTIVGYILLAMLLILCHGLAALVRFQRSRHLLGVCYIVVKVSLLVVVEIGVFPLICGWWLDICSLEMFDASLKDRELSFDSAPGTTMFLHWLVGMVYVFYFASFILLLREVLRPGVLWFLRNLNDPDFNPVQEMIHLPIYRHLRRFILSVVVFGSIVLLMLWLPIRTIKLILPAFLPYNVMLYSDAPVSELSLELLLLQVVLPALLEQGHTRQWLKGLVRAWTVTAGYLLDLHSYLLGDQEENDDDADQQANNNQQRRNNNNAIPEGLHAAHQAILQQGGPVGVQPYHRPMKFTFRIVLLIVFMCVTLLVASLACLTLPVFTGRYLMSFWTGTAKIHELYTAACGLYVCWLSIRVITVLLSWMPQGRRAILLKVQEWTLMILKTVVVAVLLAGAIPLLLGLLFEMVIVAPLRVPLDQTPLFYPWQDWALGVLHAKIIAAITLMGPQWWLKTVIEQVYANGIRNIDLHFIIRKLAAPVICVLLVSLCVPYVISAGIVPIIAQYSPGVTMEMQNLVQRRIYPFLLMVVMLLGILSFQIRQFKRLYEHIKNDKYLVGQRLVNYERKAAGRSSTATHSSSSQE; from the exons ATGGACACCGCCGAGGAAG GGGATATATGCCGGGTCTGCCGGTCTGAAGGAACCCCGGACAAGCCACTCTATCACCCGTGTGTTTGCACAGGAAGTATAAAATTCATCCACCAAGAATG CTTGGTACAATGGTTAAAACACAGCAGAAAAGAATACTGCGAGTTATGCAAACACAGATTTGCTTTTACACCAA TCTATTCTCCAGACATGCCTTCCCGGCTGCCTGTCCAGGACATATTTGCGGGGTTGCTGACGAGTGTAGGCACAGCTATTAGATACTGGTTTCACTACACACTAGTGGCTTTTGCTTGGCTGGGAGTGGTTCCTCTCACAGCAT GTCGCATCTACAAGTGTCTGTTTACCGGCTCTGTGAGCTCACTCCTCACCCTGCCATTAGATATGCTTTCTAC AGAGAACTTGCTGGCGGACTGCTTGCAGGGTTGTTTCGTGGTGACGTGTACACTCTGTGCCTTCATCAGTCTGGTGTGGCTGCGGGAGCAGATTGTTCACGGTGGCGCCCCCCagtggctggagcagaatcagcagcagcagcctcaACATGCACCAGCTCCACAACCTAATGAG CAGGCCCCTGCTCCTGGGCAGGGGGCAGCTGAAAACCAGCCTGCTGCAGCTGAGCTCCCGGCGGACAATGGTCCAGCGGCTGAGGTCCCCGACATCCAGATGGACCCGGCAGAGGATATGGAGCTGGAGGACgaggctggggctgaggatgTAGCGGATGCCAACAATGGAGCACAAG ATGACATGAATTGGAATGCCCTGGAATGGGATCGGGCAGCAGAGGAGTTAACATGGGAGAGG ATGCTCGGTCTTGATGGCTCCTTGGTTTTCCTG GAGCATGTCTTCTGGGTGGTCTCACTAAACACACTCTTCATTCTGGTGTTCG CTTTCTGCCCGTATCATATTGGTCATTTCACAGTTGTGGGACTTGGCTTTGAGAAAAAT GTGCGGGCTTCACATTTCGAAGGCCTCATCACCACCATCGTGGGCTACATCCTCCTGGCCATGCTATTAATACTGTGCCAT GGATTGGCAGCGCTGGTGAGATTTCAAAGATCCAGACACCTTTTAGGAGTGTGCTACATTGTTGTCAAG GTATCCCTGCTGGTAGTCGTGGAGATCGGTGTATTCCCTCTCATCTGTGGTTGGTGGCTCGACATCTGCTCACTG GAGATGTTTGATGCCTCTCTGAAGGACAGAGAGCTGAGTTTTGACTCTGCTCCCGGCACCACCATGTTCCTCCACTGGCTTGTAGGGATGGTCTACGTCTTCTACTTTGCCTCGTTCATCCTCTTACTGCGAGAG GTGCTGAGACCCGGTGTTTTATGGTTTCTCAGAAACTTGAACGATCCTGATTTTAATCCTGTTCAAGAAATGATTCACCTGCCAATATACAGACATCTCAGAAGATTCATTTTATCGGTG GTGGTGTTTGGCTCCATAGTTTTGCTAATGTTGTGGCTTCCCATAAGGACGATCAAACTCATCCTCCCAGCCTTCCTCCCATACAATGTTATGCTGTACAG TGATGCTCCAGTCAGTGAGCTGTCTctggagctgctgctgctgcaggtggTTCTGCCTGCGCTACTGGAACAGGGTCACACACGCCAGTGGCTCAAAGGCCTGGTCAGAGCCTGGACCGTCACCGCCGGATACCTGCT AGACCTCCACTCGTACCTGTTGGGTGACCAGGAGGAGAATGACGATGATGCAGACCAGCAGGCCAATAACAACCAGCAGAGGAGGAATAACAACAACGCCATCCCAGAGGGACTGCACGCTGCCCACCAGGCTATCCTCCAGCAGGGAGGCCCTGTGGGTGTCCAGCCCTACCACCGGCCCATGAAGTTCACCTTTAGG ATTGTGCTCCTGATCGTGTTCATGTGTGTGACACTGCTGGTGGCCAGTCTGGCGTGCCTTACGTTGCCAG TATTCACCGGCCGATACCTGATGTCCTTCTGGACAGGCACTGCTAAGATCCACGAGCTGTACACGGCAGCGTGCGGCCTATACGTGTGCTGGCTGTCCATCAGGGTCATCACCGTGCTGCTGTCCTGGATGCCCCAGGGCAGGAGGGCCATTCTACTCAAGGTCCAGGAGTGGACCCTCATG ATCCTGAAGACAGTGGTCGTAGCTGTGTTGCTGGCTGGCGCCATCCCTCTCCTGCTGGGCTTGCTGTTTGAGATGGTCATAGTAGCCCCTCTCAGGGTGCCGCTGGACCAGACACCACTCTTCTACCCCTGGCAG GACTGGGCTCTCGGAGTGCTCCATGCCAAAATCATTGCCGCCATTACTCTGATGGGTCCCCAGTGGTGGCTGAAAACAGTGATCGAGCAG GTGTATGCTAACGGAATTCGCAACATTGATCTCCATTTCATCATCCGTAAGCTGGCTGCTCCAGTTATCTGTGTGCTactggtgtctctctgtgttccctATGTCATCTCTGCTGGCATCGTCCCCATCATAGCTCAGTATTCCCCAG GAGTTACCATGGAGATGCAGAATTTGGTGCAGAGGAGAATCTACCCGTTCCTGCTCATGGTCGTCATGCTGCTGGGAATCCTCTCCTTCCAAATCCGTCAATTTAAGCGCCTTTACGAACACATTAAGAATGACAA GTACCTGGTTGGACAGAGACTGGTGAACTATGAACGCAAGGCGGCAGGCAGAAGCAGTACAGCCACACACAGCAGCTCTTCCCAGGAGTAG